One genomic window of Arachis hypogaea cultivar Tifrunner chromosome 8, arahy.Tifrunner.gnm2.J5K5, whole genome shotgun sequence includes the following:
- the LOC112708438 gene encoding protein GRIM REAPER-like: MSIYIYHSLTHPHIIIYHSKIKKKMANIGTTLKFTIILSLLIIPLTLFTKLVSSTNDIENDEDDEEYVVDTTPLLLRRHKATSRLLSSIIIKKGAHCDVVTNNICNGIPANKGKGLLFCCKKHCRNVLSDRNNCGVCGHKCKVLGERCCNGVCTNVWYNDNHCGKCNNKCSNGDKCGNGFCGYA, translated from the coding sequence atgagtatatatatatatcactcactcactcaccctCATATTATCATATATCattccaaaattaaaaaaaaaatggccAACATCGGCACCACCCTAAAGTTCACAATAATTCTCTCATTGCTCATTATTCCTCTAACCCTTTTCACCAAATTAGTATCTTCCACTAATGACATAGaaaatgatgaagatgatgaagagtATGTTGTTGACACTACCCCATTGTTATTAAGAAGGCATAAAGCAACAAGTAGGTTGTTGTCAAGCATAATAATCAAGAAAGGTGCACATTGTGATGTTGTGACTAACAACATATGCAATGGGATCCCAGCAAACAAAGGAAAAGGCCTTCTCTTTTGTTGCAAGAAGCATTGTAGAAACGTTCTAAGTGATAGGAACAATTGTGGAGTTTGTGGCCACAAATGCAAGGTACTAGGTGAGAGATGCTGCAATGGAGTTTGCACTAATGTTTGGTATAACGACAATCATTGTGGCAAGTGTAACAACAAGTGTTCAAACGGTGATAAATGTGGGAATGGATTCTGTGGCTATGCATGA
- the LOC112707418 gene encoding dynamin-related protein 5A produces MATNTTTNSSSLTTPTKTPSSMSRKHHQHHSDASSLAAKSRRFEAYNRLQAAAVAFGEKLPIPEIVAIGGQSDGKSSLLEALLGFRFNVREVEMGTRRPLILQMVHDPTALDPRCRFQEEDSDEYGSPLVLASAIADIIKSRTDALLKKTKTAVSPKPIVMRAEYAHCPNLTVIDTPGFVLKAKKGEPENTPEEILSMVKSLASPPHRMLLFLQQSSVEWCSSLWLDAIREIDPTFRRTVIVVSKFDNRLKEFSDRWEVDRYLSASGYLGDGTRPFFVALPKDRGNISNDEFRRQISQVDSEVLHHLRDVVKGGFDEEKFNSHIGFTRLRDYLESELQKKYKEAAPATLALLEQRCTEVTADLARMNSKIQATSDVAHLRKFAMLYTASISNHVGALIDGAADPCPEQWGKTTTEEQSQSGIGAWPGVITDMNPPNSTLRLYGGAAFERVIHEFRCAAYSIECPPVSREKVANILLAHAGRGGARGITEAAAEIARSAARSWLAPLLDTACDRLAFVLGNLFDLALERNRSNDSEYASKTANMDGYVGFHAALRCAFSRFIKDLSKQCKQLIRHHLDSVTSPYSQVCYVNDFQTCYAPNAPPFKKLNQVATSSFFLELSDMGSASHDVVMRDQENIPPEKHHAQETTPGKNSEAREALHESNITVPETPSPDQPGNPIHGLAKKEHGICNDNGPRKRASRMTGNSKNSDQIIRMQNGGLLFGNQEKSGSAYSEICFSAAQHFARIREVLVERGVTSTLNSGFLTPCRDRLVVALGLDLFALNDEKFMDMFVAPGAIQVLQTERESLQKRQKILQSCLNEFKTLTREL; encoded by the exons ATGGCCACCAACACCACCACGAACTCCTCTTCACTCACCACCCCAACCAAAACCCCATCCTCAATGTCTCGAAAGCACCACCAGCACCACTCTGACGCATCCTCGTTGGCCGCGAAGTCGCGTCGCTTTGAGGCCTACAACCGGCTTCAGGCGGCGGCAGTGGCGTTCGGGGAGAAGCTTCCGATCCCTGAGATCGTGGCCATAGGAGGCCAATCAGACGGGAAGAGCTCCCTCCTAGAAGCATTGCTGGGTTTCCGGTTCAATGTCCGCGAGGTGGAGATGGGAACCCGAAGGCCCCTCATCCTCCAGATGGTTCACGATCCCACCGCCCTCGACCCTCGCTGCCGCTTCCAGGAGGAGGATTCCGATGAATACGGTAGTCCTTTGGTTTTGGCATCTGCCATTGCTGACATCATCAAGTCAAGAACCGACGCACTTCTGAAGAAAACTAAGACAGCTGTTTCTCCTAAGCCTATTGTGATGAGAGCCGAATATGCTCATTGCCCGAACCTAACCGTTATCGATACCCCCGGCTTTGTTCTTAAG GCAAAGAAGGGGGAACCGGAGAACACGCCGGAAGAAATACTTTCGATGGTGAAGTCGTTGGCTAGTCCGCCCCACCGTATGCTCTTGTTCCTCCAGCAGAGTAGCGTCGAGTGGTGCTCCTCCTTGTGGTTGGATGCTATTCGTGAGATTGATCCAACATTTAGAAGGACTGTAATTGTTGTCTCCAAATTCGATAATCGTCTCAAG GAATTTAGTGACCGGTGGGAAGTGGATCGGTATTTGAGTGCAAGTGGTTACCTTGGAGATGGCACTCGCCCTTTCTTTGTGGCCCTGCCTAAAGATAGGGGTAACATTTCAAATGATGAGTTCCGAAGGCAGATTTCTCAGGTGGACTCTGAGGTTCTTCATCATCTGCGTGATGTAGTCAAGGGTGGTTTTGATGAAGAAAAGTTTAACTCTCATATTGGTTTTACCCGTTTGAGAGACTATTTGGAGTCTGAACTTCAGAAGAAATACAAAGAAGCAGCGCCGGCAACTCTCGCGTTGCTCGAGCAACGCTGCACCGAGGTGACTGCAGACCTTGCTAGAATGAATTCAAAAATACAGGCCACCTCAGATGTTGCTCATCTCAGGAAATTCGCGATGTTGTATACAGCTTCTATAAGCAACCATGTG GGTGCACTTATTGATGGTGCAGCAGATCCTTGCCCTGAGCAATGGGGGAAAACTACAACTGAAGAGCAATCTCAAAGTGGCATTGGAGCTTGGCCTGGTGTCATCACAGATATGAATCCCCCAAATTCTACTTTGCGCCTTTATGGGGGAGCTGCTTTTGAAAGAGTCATACATGAATTTCGATGTGCTGCCTATTCCATTGAATGCCCTCCAGTGTCAAGGGAGAAG GTTGCGAATATATTACTTGCCCATGCTGGCCGAGGCGGCGCAAGAGGAATAACAGAAGCTGCAGCAGAAATTGCTCGTTCTGCTGCTAGATCATGGCTTGCTCCTCTTCTTGATACTGCTTGTGACAGACTTGCTTTTGTTTTAGGAAACTTATTTGATTTGGCTCTAGAAAGAAACCGCAGTAATGACTCAGAGT ATGCGAGTAAAACAGCTAACATGGACGGCTATGTTGGTTTTCATGCTGCATTAAGGTGTGCATTCAGCCGCTTCATAAAGGATCTTTCAAAACAATGCAAACAACTAATTAGACACCACCTTGATTCAGTTACCAGTCCATACTCACAGGTCTGCTATGTCAATGACTTTCAAACATGTTATGCACCAAATGCTCCTCCTTTCAAAAAATTAAACCAGGTTGCAACATCTTCCTTTTTTCTTGAGCTGAGCGACATGGGTTCTGCATCCCATGATGTAGTAATGAGGGACCAGGAAAATATACCTCCAGAAAAGCATCATGCTCAAGAAACCACCCCAGGCAAAAATTCAGAAGCCAGAGAAGCTTTACATGAAAGCAACATTACTGTCCCTGAAACCCCATCTCCTGATCAGCCAGGTAATCCTATTCATGGATTGGCAAAAAAGGAGCATGGCATTTGCAACGACAATGGACCAAGAAAAAGAGCGTCTAGAATGACAGGGAATAGCAAGAATTCTGACCAGATCATCAGGATGCAAAATGGTGGTCTTCTATTTGGAAATCAGGAAAAATCTGGTTCTGCTTATTCAGAAATCTGTTTCTCAGCAGCGCAGCATTTTGCGCGAATTCGCGAAGTTCTTGTTGAGCGAGGCGTGACATCGACACTAAATTCTGGATTCCTAACACCTTG CCGCGATCGGCTTGTTGTGGCTCTTGGATTGGATTTGTTTGCCCTGAATGATGAGAAGTTCATGGACATGTTTGTTGCTCCTGGTGCAATACAAGTGCTACAAACTGAAAGAGAATCCCTTCAGAAGCGGCAGAAGATACTCCAATCTTGCTTGAATGAGTTCAAGACTCTAACTCGGGAACTTTGA